One Formosa agariphila KMM 3901 genomic window, AATTGGTTGAAAAAGAAAGTATTTCTTTAGAAAACATTGGAGAATTAGCTTTAAATGAAGAAGGTAAAATAACATTTGAACCTTTTAATCATTTAAACTATTTAACCGATGCTTTTGGACTAAACATAATGGTTTCTCCTGCTATATCTAGAGAAGAATATAAGCAAGAAATAGAGTCTATAGAGAAAGTTATACCGCTTACTTTTACACCAGAACGTCGTAAAACAAGACCATATTTACGTTATGCTGCTATTGCTGTACTAGCATTAGGACTTAGCGGATTTTTAGGGTCTAAGTATTATGTAAATCAGGTAGAAAATCATAATCAAATTGCGCAAGAAACCGCTAACACACAGTTAGAACACAAAATACAAGAAGCAACATTTGTTATTGAGAATCCGTTGCCAGCTGTAAGTTTAACAGTTACAAAACCTGTAGGAACATATCATATTATTGCTGGAGCATTTCGTGTGGAAGAAAACTGCGAAAAAATTGTAAGCGATCTTAAATCTGAAGGTTTCAATGCCCGAAAAATTGGTGTTAATAAATATGGTTTACACCAAGTGGTTTACGATAGCTATGAAGATAGAAAAGAAGCCTTAAATGCATTACGCGAAATTCGTAGAAACAACAATCCTCATGCATGGTTACTTGTTAAAGACTTAAAATAAAACATCTTAAACAGATATAAACACAAAAGCGTTATTGGAAATTTCCTGTAACGCTTTTTTTATGCGGTAATCCTAATTTAAGTTTGAAAGTCAACCATCGCTTTGTACCTTTGAGGCAAATAAACATCTATGGAATCAAAAACAGCAGAAGCTACTAAAACTACATTAACAGACCTTGTGTTACCAAGCGAAACAAACCCTTTAAACAATATGTTTGGAGGAGAATTACTAGCACGTATGGATCGTGCTGCAAGTATTGCTGCGCGTCGCCACTCAAGACGAATTGTAGTTACTGCATCTGTAAACCATGTGGCTTTTAACCATGCTATACCATTAGGTAGCGTTGTAATTGTTGAAGCTAAGGTTTCTAGAGCATTTAAGAGCTCTATGGAAGTCTATATAGATGTTTGGACAGAAGATCGAGAATCTGGTCTTAAAACCAAAGCAAACATTGCCATTTACACTTTTGTGGCTGTAAATGAAAGCGGACGACCTATTCCTGTTCCAGAGCTTATTCCTGAAACTAAGCTAGAAAAAGAACGCTACGAGGCTGCCTTACGCCGCAAACAATTAAGTTTAGTGTTAGCAGGTAGAATGAAGCCTAATGAAGCTACAGAATTAAAAGCGTTATTCTTAAAAGAAGATTAAATCTTTACGGTTACATTTTATATAACCACGACGCTGGATTCTGTGTTGTACTTTCTTTAAAAATACTAAAACTTAAAGTGGTATCTCCTGTTGCACTATTTGTGAACACCTGCCCAATAGCCTGTCTGGTAGTTACTTTATCACCCTTTTTTACGTATACTTTAGATAAATTCTTATACGCGGTAAAGTAATTACCATGTTGTACAAGTACAGTCGGGTTTCCTTTTTTCTGAACAATAATAGCATAAACCTCACCATTAAAAACGGCTTTAACTTCCGCTCCTGGACTGGTTGCTATTCGTACCCCATTACTATGTATAGTTGCAGATTTAACAATGGGATGCGGCTGATCGCCATACTTTAATTTTACCACGCCTTTTTCTACTGGCCAAGGCAACTTTCCTTTATTAGCTACAAAACTTGCTGCTAAATTTTTAGCTTCTGGTGTTAAAGAAAAACCTTTAGAACTAGAACTTTTACCTGCCTTTGTATTGGATTTTGCAATAGCTTCGCGAATTAACTTTTCAATTTCACGATCAATACGATCTGCTTCTTGTTGTTTTTGCTTAATCTGATTGGAGTAAGTTTTAACATCTTTCTGAATAGAAGCCATTATTTCTCGCTGTTGTTTACGTTCAATTTCTAATTGAGCCTGTGCAGCATTATTCTCTTTAATAAGAATTTGTTTGTCTTCTTTTTGCTTTAAAAGTTTTGTGTTCGCGACTTTTAATTCGGCAGTCTTAATTTTAATATTTTCTCCCTGCTCCTTTTGATAATCGGTGTATTGTTTTATATACTGTAAGCGCTTATAAGCTTGCTGAAAGTTGTTAGACGATAGTAAAAACATTACACGACTTTGCTCACTCCTACTTTTATAAGAATGCACAATCATCTCGGCATAATCATTTTTAAGCGTTTCAAGGTCTTCACGAAGCTGAGTAATTTCGCGTTGATTTACACCTATTTCACGTGTTAATAAATTGGCTTGCTGATTGGTAACTTTAATTAAATTACTGCGAACATTAATTTTATGATTTAAATCTTCAATAGCCGATAATTGTGACTTCTCTTTAGATTTATTTTTGAACAACATACTGTTTATTTGTTCAATTTCAATACGCAATTCTTGTCGGCGATTTTCCAACTCTTGTTGTTTTTTACTTTGCGAAAACACAAAAACACTGCTTAACAAACAGAGTACAAGAACACTTAATTTATATAGAGATTTTACTTTTATCATTTAAGTTTGATAGGGTTAAAACCTGATGGGATTTTAAATGGAAAATTTAAATTTTCGTTCAAAGATACAGATTTGAATTCCAATTCTATAATAGTTTCGCTTCTAGCTTCAACAGCATTAATTTTTATTTGTTCAGGAATAATTTGTCCAGCAACATCTTGATATTTTAAGTAGTCTATTTGCAGTATACGCTCTTCTTTAGGTTGAGATAATTGCTGAGACATAATTTTGAAATAGGTGGGGTTTATAATATAAAACAGTTCAAATAACGCTTTTTGTTGTTCTGGTTGTACAAGATATGCTTCATCATAGATAGAGGACACGTATTTTGCGTCTTTTAAGTTGAAGAGTGCTTCGCCCAATAATAAATTCTGCACTTTGTTAAAGTCTAGTTCTGTACCTAAAAAATCGCTTAATAATTTATAATCACCTTCAAAAAAAGTGTTATCTAGTTTATTGTAAAAACCAACGTTATCGGGTGTTATTAATAATCTGGCAGCAGAAAACGGACCATTTAACCAAATGGCTTTATCCTTTTCCATTCTCAAATTTATAGCAACCGATTTAGAATTATCTCCTTCAGAATACACGGCTTTTACTTTAGAAGACAGTGTTTTAAAAGCTGCAGCTTGTCTTGTATTTTCCTTTATTAATTGCTTTGTATTTAATTTTAAATTGGCATCTGTATTAGTTAATGTTTTAGCCGATTTACAACCAACTGTTACCAATAAAACCGCTATAATTACAATACGAAGTAGATGTTTCATTACTTTGAAATTTCTGTTTTATTTGCTTTTTCTGTAAAGCGTTTTGCCTCCTTAGGCTGATTTAAACCCAAATGAGATTGTGCCATTTGAAAATAAAAATCACTTTCTAATTTAGTGTTATCTATAATGTAATCTAAACCCATATCTAACTGCTCTATGGCATCTTTATAACGTCCTATTTTATTTAAAGACAATCCTGCCATTAAATACAATTCGGGTTGAGATGGGTATTTTATTAAGGCTTCTGCTGTTTTTTTGTATGCCAAATCGAATTGCTCTAAGTCGACATATAGCACAATAATATTTCTAGTAATACTATAATTATCACCTTCTAATTGCAGAGCTTCACTATAATACTTTATCGCTTTTTCTTTTTCGCCTTTTGCTAAATAATACTGCGCTAATTCCACTAAAGTTTTTCCATCGTTAGAATCGCCAACCATGGCAGAAACTTCTACCAAGTCTTGTTCATATTCTGGATTTTCACCTACAAACTTTACGAAATCTGAAAGCACCAACACTTTAGCTTCGGCTTTAATTTCGGCACTTTTCATGGCAATTTTCATGGATTCGATGGCTTTCTCAGGCGCGTTACTATCCAAATAAAATTTATATAAGGCCAAATGTACCAATTGAGAATTAGGATTAATCTCTAATAGTTTTTTTGCCGTTTCAAATGCTTTTTCGGCATCACCACTTTCACTATAACGATAAATTAATGCTAGATAATTAGACTCCTGATCAGGGTTGTTTTCCACCCGTTCTTCAAGATTTTCTATTTGCTCTTTCTTTTGTCCTGTTTCCTCATAAATCTGATTTCTTAAAAAATCACGACTTACAGAAATACCCAACTCGGCATCTAATTCATCTAAAACTTTTAGAGCTTCATTATAATCTTTAGTACGCACAAATAAAGCCGCTAAATCTTCCTTATAATCTGGATGGTACTTAACCAACTGCTTTAAGGTTTTTATGGCTTTATCGTATTCATTTTGCTGTGCATACACATCGTAAAGCTCGTCTAGATACCATTCGTTAGACGGCTCTAACTTTACCGCTTTCTTTAAAGCATTTTCTGCTTCACCAAAATTTTTAAGTTTATTGTAGTTCTTACCCATTTCGAAGTAGAGCACAGAATGCGAACCATCTAAAGCAATACATTTCTGAAGTGCTTCTACAGAACGATTGTAGTTTTCAATTCCTTTTTGCTTTAAAGCTTCGAAAAATAATTCTTGAAACTCATCGTTCACTTCACCCAAATCGTCTACAGGCTTTTCTGCAGGTTCAACTTGAGCATAAGATTGCATGGAAATCCAAAAGAATCCCAAAAAACCAAACTTAATTATGGTTTTAAATCTTATGCTCATGTTGTTATTATTTTAATTTAAAACTGAATAATCACCAATACTAATGGTTTTAAAATTACCATCGAATTCTACATGATTACCAATCATTGCATCATCTAAAGTAGCATTTTTAATACTTGAATAATTACTTATTATAGTATTTTTAACTGTTGAATTATCTAAAACACATCCGTTACCAATAGACACATTAGGTCCTACAGTTGAATCTGTTAATACTACATCTTTGCCAATATAACAAGGCTCGATAATTTTCGAATTATTTAAAGTTACAGACGGGTCTACTAGTTGCTCAATCCCATCGGCATGTAAAAAACCTAGCATTTTACCGTTAGTTTCTACAGTCACCGCTTTGTTACCGCAATCCATCCACTCGTCTACCTGACCTGTTTTAAAGACTTTTCCTTTAGCCATCATACCTTTAATTCCATCATTAATTTGGTATTCACCACCGTTAATAATGTTATTATCTAGCACATGCTGAAGTTCGTCTTTAAGAACGGCTATATCTTTAAAATAGTATATTCCAATAACCGCTAAATCGCTAACAAAGGTTTCTGGTTTTTCTACTAATTCTACAATTTCTTCTTTTTCATTTAATTGTACTACACCAAAAGCTTCTGGCTTGTCTACTTGCTTTACCCAAATAACAGCATCGGCATCTTCATCTAAATTAAAATCGGCACGAATTAACGTGTCGGCATATGCCACTACTGCTGGTCCAGATAATGACTCTTTTGCGCTCATAATAGCATGACCTGTTCCTAATGGTTGGTCTTGACGATAAATTGAAGCTTTTGCTCCAAGGTCGTTGGCTAGTTTGGTTAAACTGTCTACAACATCATCTCCAAAAAAAGCTGGATCTCCTAAAATAAACGCAACTTCCTCAATAGGTTGGTCTATTACTTTTGCAATATCTTTTACCAAACGGTGAACGATAGGTTGTCCTGCAACTGGAATTAATGGTTTTGGTACTGTTAATGTGTGTGGGCGTAATCGCGATCCGCGACCTGCCATTGGTACTATAATTTTCATAATAAAGGCCTGTAAAAAAACAGGTGTATTTAGTTAATATTTGTTTTGTATATAGATGTCTGAGACTTTAAAGGCCTCTATTTTTTCCCTGTACTTCCAAATCCGCCTTCACCTCTTACGGTTTCAGAAAGCGTTTCAACTTCTAAAAATTGTGCTTGTTCGTGTCTCGCAAACACTAATTGTGCTATACGCTCTCCATGCTCTATAGTAAAATTCTCGTTAGATAAATTAACCAAAATTACGCCAATTTCTCCGCGATAGTCAGCATCTATAGTTCCTGGAGCATTTAACACTGTAATTCCATGCTTTGCTGCCAATCCGCTACGTGGACGAACTTGCGCTTCTATTCCAACTGGTAACTCTATAAATAATCCTGTTTTTACAATTGTTCGCTCTAACGGTTTTAAAGTAATCGCTTCTGATGTTACAGCACGCAGGTCCATTCCTGCTGAAGCTTCAGTTTCATAATGTGGTAATGCATTATCCGATTTGTTTATAATTTTTACTGTCATAGTTATCGTTTTAATAAACTTTGAATATCTTGTTTTTCAAACTTATATATTATCAGCATATACACTGAAAGCAAACCAATTCCAACAACATAATTCTCTCTAAAGAAATAAAAAGAAATGATTGAAAATGTAACAGATACTAATATATAAGCACTAATTTTTTTGATGTTATACGGAATTGGGTAATATTTTCTTCCGAAGTAATACGACAATAACACCATACTTCCATAAGCTGCTAAAGTTGCAATTGCAGAACCTCTATAACTAATAATTGGAATAAGCCAAAAATTTAAGACTAGTGTTACTACAGCTCCAAAAATAGAAATATAAGCTCCAAATTTCGTTCTATCGGTAATTTTATACCATACCGATAAATTATGATACATTCCTAAAAATAAATATGCCAATAGAATAATAGGGACTACAGACATGGCCTCCCAATAATCTTCACTCCTAATTACTATAACTTTTAAAAGGTCTGCAAATACAATAACTCCTAACAGGATTAAAGAGCCAATGGTAACAAAGAATTCTAAAATCTTTGCATAGTTTTTCTGCGGATTTTCGGTTTTTGCATGACTAAAAAAGAACGGTTCTATCCCTAAACGATACGCTGTTGCAAACAACGTCATGAATAACGCGAGTTTATAACAAGCAGAGTACATTCCCACTTGTGTATCGGCAATACTTTCAGGTAATAATTTACTCAGTAAAATACGGTCGAAAGTTTCATTAACAGAAAACGCTAATCCAGCTATTAATACTGGGAATGCATAACGCATCATCCGTTTCCATAAGTCTGTATTGAAATTATATTTCACCTTAACATAAAACGATAATAACAATAATAACGTGACTGCACTCGCTATTAAATTGGCAATAAATATATAGTTGATTTGATAATTTTCGCGACAAATACTATCTAAAATTTCGACGTGATACGACCAATCGTTTAAAGCTAACAGGAAGAACAAGTTTAAACCTAGATTAATAGCGACATTAATGATTTTTATAATCGCATACGTCATAGATTTCTCATTAGCACGTAACCATGCAAATGGAATAATAACTAAGGCATCTAGTAATAAAATCCAAATGACCAGTTTAATATATTCAACTTTAATTTCTGTGATGTAAGCAATTTGATTCTGAAAAATTAAAGCTAATGCAAAGAACCCTAATGAAGAGAGAATTAAAGAAATGGTAGACGTACCTACAACTTCATCTTGATTTTTCTCTTTATTAAAAAATCTAAAAAAAGCAGTTTCCATACCATAGGCAAGCACCACATTAAAAATAACAAACCAAGAGAAGATAACCGAGACTGTACCGTATTCTGCAACCGAATTCAAGACCCCTGGCGACGTATATAACGGCACTAAAAAGAAATTAAGCATACGAGGCAACACTGTTGCTAAACCGTAAATAAATGTTTGTTTAAAAAGGCGTTGTAAAGAGCTCAATATATTTAAATTCTAGGTGGCTAAAAGTATAGAAATCAAGAGAACTAAAAAAGTAAACACTAAATTATTACTGTTTTGATCTAGACTATGGAATTAATGGTGTTTGTTTAGTGTACAGGCTGTCGTACTTATAATATTTTATCGTTCCAGAACTTGTGTAACGTAGCACACATTCGTTCTTTTCAAGTTCAAATTTTGAACTATTTAAAGTTGTGTTAGAAGTTTCGAGTTTTTCAACAGGATTTAATACTGGAATAGTATAGTCCTTTTTCGAATCTACGACACGTCTACCTACAAGTTGTAATGGATTATGACTATCTTGTTTTAGTGCTAATCGAAAAGTTTCAAAATAAATACTATCAAGAGTTATATTTTCAGGAAGTTCGGATTCTAATTCAATAAAAATATTAGTTCCCGAGCCACCAGCTTTCTGGCCAGAATGCCAATGCTGTTTGTATATATATGAAATTTGAATTGGTGGTATTTTTTCTATTTTTTGTGAAGCACAATTTGTAATCGAACTCAATAAAACACTAAATAATAAAAAGATTTTAAACGATTTCATAATACAGATTTTGCATGTCATAAAGATACTAAAACCAAAGTTAGATCATAAAAAAAGCCTCGCGAATTGCAAGGCTTTAATTGTAATGTGATATTAATGTTTAAATTAAAATATAAACATTGTTATGGTTTGCTTAATCTATTAGTAAGGACTAATTATTAAGAGCTTCTGCACCACCAACAATTTCTAAGATTTCGTTAGTAATTGAAGCCTGACGTGCTTTGTTGTATGTTAATTTTAATTGATCTCTTAATTCTGTTGCGTTGTCGGTTGCTTTATGCATAGCTGTCATACGTGCACCGTGTTCACTTGCAAAACTATCTCTAAGACCTTTAAATAATTGGTTTTTTAAAGATTTCGGAATTAATTGGTCAATAATTTCAAGTTTAGATGGCTCAAAAAGATATTCCGTATTTACTTCTTTTTCTACTTCAATAGGCTCAATAGGTAAAAACTGTTCGGTTGTTACAATTTGAGTTGCTGCATTTTTAAATTGATTGTAAACAATATCAATTTTATCAAATTCGCCAGCAACAAATTTTTGCATTAAAGTTTCAGCTATTTCTGCAACATTGTCGAATGTTAAAGTATCGAAAATATCACTTCTATTATCGATTACTTTGTTAGTCTTTTTAAATGCATCATTTGCTTTTTTACCAACTGCAAGATAAGATACATCTTTACCAGCATACTTTGTTTTAGCTAGGTTATTTACCTCTTTAACAATGTTAGAGTTAAACGCACCACATAAACCTCTGTTAGAAGTTATTGCAACAATAAGTACTTTGTTAACCTCTCTTTGTTCTGAATATTGATTAGATATTTCTGAATCTATGGTTGCACTTAATGTTTGTAAAAGCTCTGTAAGTTTGTCTGAGTAAGGACGCATAGCAGTAATAGCATCTTGCGCTTTCTTTAACTTTGCAGCCGATACCATTTTCATGGCACTTGTGATCTGCATCGTTGAAGATACCGAAGCTATTCTGTTACGTATTTCTTTTAAATTTGCCATGTTTTATACTAGAATAAAGTATTGAGTATTCAGTAGTGAAATCTATTTGACCTCACTACTCAATACTAAAATCTAATTATGCTTTATATTTCACTGATACTTCTTTTGCTACAGCCACTAATGTATCTGTAACTTCATCAGTTAATTTACCTGCTTTTAAAGTGCTTAAAACACCAGAATGTTTAGCTCTTAAAAATTCAAGGTAATCATTTTCAAATTCTTTTACTCTTTCAACAGGAACGTCTTTAAGTAAGTTTTTAGAACCTGCATAAATAATTGCAACTTGCTCTTCTACTTTAAACGGATCGTTTTGAGCTTGTTTTAAGATCTCTACGTTACGTTTACCTTTGTTAATTACATTTAAAGTTACAGCATCTAAATCTGATCCAAATTTCGCGAAAGCTTCTAATTCACGGTATTGTGCTTGATCAAGTTTTAAAGTACCTGATACTTTTTTCATAGATTTAATCTGAGCGTTACCACCAACACGAGATACAGAAATACCAACGTTAATAGCTGGACGTACACCAGAGTTAAATAAATCTCCATCTAAGAAGATTTGCCCATCTGTAATAGAAATTACGTTGGTTGGGATATATGCAGAAACGTCTCCCGCTTGTGTTTCAATAATTGGTAACGCTGTTAAAGAACCACCACCTTTTACGATTGGCTTTAATGAATCTGGTAAATCATTCATTTCTCTAGCAATAGCGTCATTATTAATAACTTTTGCAGAACGCTCTAATAAACGAGAGTGTAAGTAAAATACATCCCCAGGATATGCTTCACGTCCCGGTGGACGACGTAATAATAAAGACACCTCACGGTAAGCAACCGCTTGCTTCGATAAATCATCGAAAACAATTAAAGCTGGTCTACCAGTATCTCTAAAATACTCTCCAATAGAAGCTCCTGTAAATGGTGCATAAACTTGCATTGCAGCAGGATCAGACGCATTTGCAGCTACTATTGTTGTGTAAGCTAAAGCTCCTTTTTCTTCAAGAGTTTTAGCAATTAAAGCAACTGTTGAAGCTTTTTGCCCAACAGCTACATATATACAATATACAGGCTCACCTGCATCGTAAAATTCTTTTTGATTTAAAATAGCATCAATACAAACAGCTGTTTTTCCTGTTTGTCTATCTCCAATTACCAACTCACGTTGCCCTCTACCTACTGGAATCATCGCATCAATTGCTTTAATACCTGTTTGTAACGGCTCTGTTACTGGCTCTCTAAAGATAACCCCTGGCGCTTTACGCTCTAAAGGCATTTCGTAAGTTTCACCAGTGATAGGTCCTTTACCATCGATAGGGTTTCCTAAAGTATCTACAACACGACCAACAATACCTTCACCTACATTAATAGATGCGATACGCTCTGTACGTTTTACAGTTGTTCCTTCTTTAACGAATTGTGATGGTCCTAATAATACTACACCTACATTATCTTCCTCAAGGTTTAATACAATCCCTTCAAGACCGTCTCCGAAATCTACTAATTCACCATATTGTGCGTTAGCTAATCCGTAAACACGTGCAATACCATCTCCAACAGTTAATACTGTTCCTACTTCGTTTAAGGTTGCTCCTGCGTCAAAACCTTGTAGTTGTTGCTTTAGGATTGCTGTTACTTCAGCTGGTTTTACTTCTGCCATTTTATTTAGATATAAGCTCTAATCGAAATAATTTCCGATTAAAAAAGTTATAAAATTAATTTAATGAAAATTCTTGTTTTATTTTATTCAGTTTGTTTGCTACACTTGCATCGTACTGCAAATCGCCAACACGTAATACAAATCCACCAATAATGTCTTCGTCTATTACGTTTTTAATCTCAACTGTTTTTCCAGTTAACTCTTTTAGTTTAGCTAATACTTTAACTTCTAAATCGCTAGTTAATGGCACAACAGTAGTTACTATTGCAATGTCTGTACCCGATAATTGTTCGAATAATATATTGTAAGTATTTGCAACGTCTTTAAAGATAGGTAACCTTTTGTTTTCAATTAAAATATCAATTAAGTTAACTGTTGCTGGCGTGATGTCTTTAAAAATTTCTAACAACGCCGACTTCTTTACAGAAGATTTTAGTACAGGACTTTCTAGCATATCGCCTAAGTCTTTACTATCTGCAATAGTTTTAGCAATTAAAGTCAAATCTGTATTTACAGCTTCTGCTGAATTACTTTCTTTTGCTAATTCTAAAACTGCTTTTGCGTAACGTATTGCTGCTCTTGATCCCGCCATGTTTAATTAGTTTAAAGTTTCTTTACCAAGTAAAGAATCTACCAATTCTAATTGCTTGTCTTTATTAGATAATTCTCCACGCACCACTTTTTCAGCGATTTCTATAGATAATTCTGCAACATGGTTTTTAATCTCAACCATAGCAGCTTTCTTTTCACCATCGATAGCATGTTTTGCAGCCTCAATCATGTTATCTGCTTGACTTTGTGCTTCTTCTTTAGCGTCTAGAATCATTTTATCTTTCATTTCACGAGCTTCTTTAAGCATAGTGTCACGTTCTACTCTAGCAGCGTTTAATAACTTTTCATTATCGGCTTGAAGATTTTGTAATTCTAATTTTGCTTTCTCAGCAGCATTTATAGCATCTGTAATACCATCTTCACGAGTTTGTAAAGACTCTAATATAGGTTTCCAAGCAAACTTTCCTAATAATACAATTAAGATTATAAGAATAACGGCTTGCATAATGAACAATCCTGGTGAAAAATCGTTTAATAACTGATCCATGTGTAACTAAATAAAAAGTTTTACTTCTGTTTTTGTTTAATTTAAAAACAGCTTCTGCAACCAACCGTTGCAGAATGCTGTTATTGCTTCTTTACTGAGAGGATTATTAACCTAAGATTAAAGCACCGAATGCTAAACCTTCTAATAATGCTCCAATAATAATCATTGCTGTTTGGATTTTTCCTGCTGCTTCTGGTTGACGAGCAATACTTTCCATTGCTTTTGAACCAATTTGACCTAATCCGATTCCTGCTCCGATTACGATTAATCCAGCTCCAATTAAATGTAACTCCATAGTAATTTGACTTATATATATATTAATTAAACAAATTCTTTTTAATGATGTTCGTGTTCTTCAACGGCCATACCGATAAATAAAGACGATAACATCGTGAAAATAAACGCTTGTAAAAATGCCACTAATATTTCTATTAGCATAATGAATAACGACAATGCAAGCGATACTCCTGTAGATACTACAGGACCGAAAGCTTCTTTTAATGTAATTGTTAAAGCAATTAAGCTCATAAGAACAAAGTGACCTGCGGTAATGTTAGCAAATAAACGTACTAATAATGAAAACGGTTTAATAATTAAAAACCCAATAAGCTCTATAACTGCTAATATTGGTCTTAATAAATATGGTACACCAGGCATCCATAATGTATGTGCCCAGAAATCTTTACTCCCACTTGTTAGATAAATAATTGCTGTAAATATTGCTAAACATGCCGTTACTGCAATTTGTCCTGTTACGTTAAAACCTAAAGGTGTTAAACCTAGTAAGTTTAAAATCCAGATAAAGAAAAACACCGATAATAAAAAAGGCATAAATTTCTTATACTTTTTCTCCCCAATATTTGGACGTGCCATATCGTCGCGCACATAAATTACTAATGGCTCAAGTACGCGTGCAAAACCTGTAGGAATAGGACCGTTTTTATAACCTCTAGCTAAAGCTGTAAATCCTAAAAACATTAGAAGCGCAGCTAACAACATTCCACACACACTTTTTGTAATAGAAAAATCTAAAACCCTATGTGCGTTTGTTGCGTGATGATGCTCATCAAAAGCAACCGTATTTGCTCCAGCATCTAATTCGTAAATTTTACCGTGAATTTTTGTAAGTTTAACTCCACCTTTATCGACAATTACAGAACCATCGTCGTTATGATGAAATTCAGATGACATAAAAGTTACTAAAC contains:
- a CDS encoding sugar phosphate nucleotidyltransferase, which gives rise to MKIIVPMAGRGSRLRPHTLTVPKPLIPVAGQPIVHRLVKDIAKVIDQPIEEVAFILGDPAFFGDDVVDSLTKLANDLGAKASIYRQDQPLGTGHAIMSAKESLSGPAVVAYADTLIRADFNLDEDADAVIWVKQVDKPEAFGVVQLNEKEEIVELVEKPETFVSDLAVIGIYYFKDIAVLKDELQHVLDNNIINGGEYQINDGIKGMMAKGKVFKTGQVDEWMDCGNKAVTVETNGKMLGFLHADGIEQLVDPSVTLNNSKIIEPCYIGKDVVLTDSTVGPNVSIGNGCVLDNSTVKNTIISNYSSIKNATLDDAMIGNHVEFDGNFKTISIGDYSVLN
- a CDS encoding murein hydrolase activator EnvC family protein; the encoded protein is MIKVKSLYKLSVLVLCLLSSVFVFSQSKKQQELENRRQELRIEIEQINSMLFKNKSKEKSQLSAIEDLNHKINVRSNLIKVTNQQANLLTREIGVNQREITQLREDLETLKNDYAEMIVHSYKSRSEQSRVMFLLSSNNFQQAYKRLQYIKQYTDYQKEQGENIKIKTAELKVANTKLLKQKEDKQILIKENNAAQAQLEIERKQQREIMASIQKDVKTYSNQIKQKQQEADRIDREIEKLIREAIAKSNTKAGKSSSSKGFSLTPEAKNLAASFVANKGKLPWPVEKGVVKLKYGDQPHPIVKSATIHSNGVRIATSPGAEVKAVFNGEVYAIIVQKKGNPTVLVQHGNYFTAYKNLSKVYVKKGDKVTTRQAIGQVFTNSATGDTTLSFSIFKESTTQNPASWLYKM
- a CDS encoding tetratricopeptide repeat protein, producing MSIRFKTIIKFGFLGFFWISMQSYAQVEPAEKPVDDLGEVNDEFQELFFEALKQKGIENYNRSVEALQKCIALDGSHSVLYFEMGKNYNKLKNFGEAENALKKAVKLEPSNEWYLDELYDVYAQQNEYDKAIKTLKQLVKYHPDYKEDLAALFVRTKDYNEALKVLDELDAELGISVSRDFLRNQIYEETGQKKEQIENLEERVENNPDQESNYLALIYRYSESGDAEKAFETAKKLLEINPNSQLVHLALYKFYLDSNAPEKAIESMKIAMKSAEIKAEAKVLVLSDFVKFVGENPEYEQDLVEVSAMVGDSNDGKTLVELAQYYLAKGEKEKAIKYYSEALQLEGDNYSITRNIIVLYVDLEQFDLAYKKTAEALIKYPSQPELYLMAGLSLNKIGRYKDAIEQLDMGLDYIIDNTKLESDFYFQMAQSHLGLNQPKEAKRFTEKANKTEISK
- a CDS encoding DUF4292 domain-containing protein, whose protein sequence is MKHLLRIVIIAVLLVTVGCKSAKTLTNTDANLKLNTKQLIKENTRQAAAFKTLSSKVKAVYSEGDNSKSVAINLRMEKDKAIWLNGPFSAARLLITPDNVGFYNKLDNTFFEGDYKLLSDFLGTELDFNKVQNLLLGEALFNLKDAKYVSSIYDEAYLVQPEQQKALFELFYIINPTYFKIMSQQLSQPKEERILQIDYLKYQDVAGQIIPEQIKINAVEARSETIIELEFKSVSLNENLNFPFKIPSGFNPIKLK
- a CDS encoding acyl-CoA thioesterase, whose translation is MESKTAEATKTTLTDLVLPSETNPLNNMFGGELLARMDRAASIAARRHSRRIVVTASVNHVAFNHAIPLGSVVIVEAKVSRAFKSSMEVYIDVWTEDRESGLKTKANIAIYTFVAVNESGRPIPVPELIPETKLEKERYEAALRRKQLSLVLAGRMKPNEATELKALFLKED
- a CDS encoding HU domain-containing protein codes for the protein MQLETYISDLLYRYECVIVPEFGAFLTQRVSAKINADTNTFFPPKKAISFNEQIQQNDGLLAHYVADVEKIPFEIALEKIKKRVVSIKSQLVEKESISLENIGELALNEEGKITFEPFNHLNYLTDAFGLNIMVSPAISREEYKQEIESIEKVIPLTFTPERRKTRPYLRYAAIAVLALGLSGFLGSKYYVNQVENHNQIAQETANTQLEHKIQEATFVIENPLPAVSLTVTKPVGTYHIIAGAFRVEENCEKIVSDLKSEGFNARKIGVNKYGLHQVVYDSYEDRKEALNALREIRRNNNPHAWLLVKDLK
- the dut gene encoding dUTP diphosphatase, with the translated sequence MTVKIINKSDNALPHYETEASAGMDLRAVTSEAITLKPLERTIVKTGLFIELPVGIEAQVRPRSGLAAKHGITVLNAPGTIDADYRGEIGVILVNLSNENFTIEHGERIAQLVFARHEQAQFLEVETLSETVRGEGGFGSTGKK